One Festucalex cinctus isolate MCC-2025b chromosome 1, RoL_Fcin_1.0, whole genome shotgun sequence genomic region harbors:
- the LOC144027226 gene encoding uncharacterized protein LOC144027226 isoform X1 — MPCRCVAGFCSNRREDGVSLFRFPRDVGLHEKWTKQVQRTREKWTPTPTSVLCSAHFEEESFDPLPALKQSLGYNVQHKRVLLPTAVPTLFPKSNQKGTTPTATAPVAKHQPAAILKRGRKLVVDDDMLMEYESKETATQATCLEDDLGDVSGVCIQNQKEASCQALPSTRTVADSIRAEGHKKDIGKKYLRPEQQELKSPQVKKEEEHPYFKEEKPILRVKEEEVEDDITKSPMTFAPLKSEDEDEGECEEEGGAEPLSSSSSPQLIKTECDAGHWEPSRAKSDDIGSQSADDDRSCHTDNKCSECSQCGKKCSKGNLKFPLRKHTELKPFACIDCGKSVSEKTSLTRQKRTHTISLYNPISCLDCDQSFSYMSDFIIHTRKHTGEKLFSCSYCGKSFAYKKNLTTHTRTHTGEKPFSCSDCGNRFSQKSSLTRHKRTHTGENPISCLVCDQSFSSMSDSIIHTRKHTGKKLFSCSYCGKSFSYNRQLTTHMRTHTGEKPFSCSDCGKRFSQKSSLTRHKRTHIGEATFFNSRSGTISALIPATVFF; from the exons ATGCCGTGTCGTTGCGTAGCTGGATTTTGTTCTAATCGACGGGAGGATGGCgtgagcctttttcggttccccagAGACGTAGGTCTTCACgaaaaatggacaaagcaaGTACAACGGACGAGAGAAAAATGGACACCCACTCCAACGTCAGTGTTGTGCAGCGCACATTTCGAGGAAGAGTCGTTTGACCCGCTCCCGGCCCTGAAGCAGTCACTTGGCTATAATGTGCAACACAAAAGAGTGCTTTTGCCAACAGCGGTCCCGACTTTGTTTCCAAAGAGCAATCAGAAAGGTACAACACCGACGGCAACAGCACCAGTGGCAAAACATCagccggcggccattttgaaaagAGGAAGAAAACTG GTGGTGGATGATGATATGCTTATGGAGTATGAGTCGAAGGAAACTGCTACACAGGCGACATGTTTAGAAGATGATTTGGGTGATGTCTCCGGTGTTTGCATCCAAAAT caaaaagaaGCGTCATGTCAAGCCTTGCCCTCAACAAGAACCGTAGCAGACTCAATTCGAGCTGAAGGACATAAAAAGG ACATCGGTaaaaaatatcttcgtcctgagcAACAGGAGCTGAAGTCTCCTCAAGTTAAAAAGGAGGAAGAGCACCCTTATTTTAAAGAAGAGAAACCAATccttcgtgtcaaagaggaggaggttgaagATGAtatcaccaagtcaccaatgacctttgctcctttaaagagtgaagatgaagacgaGGGTGAGTGTGAGGAGGAAGGAGGGGCGGAGCCTCTAAGCAGCAGCTCATCTCCTCAACTCATAAAGACAGAATGTGATGCAGGCCATTGGGAACCATCAcgagcaaaaagtgatgacataggGTCACAATCGGCTGATGatgataggtcgtgtcacactgacaaCAAATGCTCGGAATGTTCTCAATGCGGGAAAAAGTGTTCAAAAGGGAATTTGAAATTTCCCTTGAGAAAACACACTGAGTTAAAACCTTTTGCTTGTatagactgtggcaaaagtgtCTCTGAAAAAACAAGTTTAACAAGACAGAAAAGAACACACACTATTTCACTATATAACCCTATTTCTTGCTTAGATTGTGACCAAAGCTTCTCTTACATGTCAGATTTCATAATCCACACAAGAaaacacactggtgagaaactaTTTTCCTGCTcatattgtggaaaaagcttcgcttacaaaaaaaatttaacaacacacacgagaacacacactggggagaaacctttttcctgctcagattgtggcaatcGCTTCTCTCAAAAGTCAAGTTTAACAAgacacaaaagaacacacactggagaaaacccTATTTCTTGCTTAGTTTGTGACCAAAGCTTCTCTTCCATGTCAGATTCCATAATCCACACAAGAAAACACACTGGGAAGAAACTATTTTCCTGCTcatattgtggaaaaagcttctcttaCAACAGACAATTAACAACacacatgagaacacacactggggagaaacctttttcctgctcagattgtggcaaacgCTTCTCTCAAAAGTCAAGTTTAACAAGACACAAAAGAACACATATTGGAGAAGCCACTTTTTTTAACTCCCGATCTGGAACAATTAGTGCTCTCATCCcagccactgtttttttttaa
- the LOC144027226 gene encoding uncharacterized protein LOC144027226 isoform X4, translating into MAEVTTQLRRLGQEECGRRTVQGERRSGRTTCGQVEPVTDSPLCPPTVPPPAPRVVDGGPAYTVRALLDSGKRGRGVQYLVDWEGYGPKKRSWILDPSLLRVFHSLHPSKPDLHDNR; encoded by the exons ATGGCAGAAGTTACAACACAACTACGGCGCTTGGGACAAGAAGAGTGCGGGAGGAGAACTGTgcagggggagaggaggagcggCCGGACAACTTGTGGCCAAGTAGAA CCTGTTACGGACAGTCCCCTGTGCCCTCCTACGGTGCCGCCGCCCGCGCCCAGGGTGGTTGATGGTGGGCCTGCGTATACTGTTCGCGCCCTGTTGGACTCCGGGAAGAGAGGCCGGGGGGtgcagtacctggtcgactgggagggataTGGTCCCAAAAAGCGCTCCTGGATCCTCGATCCCTCGTTGCTCCGGGTTTTCCACTCGCTCCACCCTTCAAAGCCAG ATCTCCATGACAACCGTTGA
- the LOC144027226 gene encoding peroxynitrite isomerase THAP4-like isoform X2: MPCRCVAGFCSNRREDGVSLFRFPRDVGLHEKWTKQVQRTREKWTPTPTSVLCSAHFEEESFDPLPALKQSLGYNVQHKRVLLPTAVPTLFPKSNQKGTTPTATAPVAKHQPAAILKRGRKLVVDDDMLMEYESKETATQATCLEDDLGDVSGVCIQNQKEASCQALPSTRTVADSIRAEGHKKDIGKKYLRPEQQELKSPQVKKEEEHPYFKEEKPILRVKEEEVEDDITKSPMTFAPLKSEDEDEACYGQSPVPSYGAAARAQGG; the protein is encoded by the exons ATGCCGTGTCGTTGCGTAGCTGGATTTTGTTCTAATCGACGGGAGGATGGCgtgagcctttttcggttccccagAGACGTAGGTCTTCACgaaaaatggacaaagcaaGTACAACGGACGAGAGAAAAATGGACACCCACTCCAACGTCAGTGTTGTGCAGCGCACATTTCGAGGAAGAGTCGTTTGACCCGCTCCCGGCCCTGAAGCAGTCACTTGGCTATAATGTGCAACACAAAAGAGTGCTTTTGCCAACAGCGGTCCCGACTTTGTTTCCAAAGAGCAATCAGAAAGGTACAACACCGACGGCAACAGCACCAGTGGCAAAACATCagccggcggccattttgaaaagAGGAAGAAAACTG GTGGTGGATGATGATATGCTTATGGAGTATGAGTCGAAGGAAACTGCTACACAGGCGACATGTTTAGAAGATGATTTGGGTGATGTCTCCGGTGTTTGCATCCAAAAT caaaaagaaGCGTCATGTCAAGCCTTGCCCTCAACAAGAACCGTAGCAGACTCAATTCGAGCTGAAGGACATAAAAAGG ACATCGGTaaaaaatatcttcgtcctgagcAACAGGAGCTGAAGTCTCCTCAAGTTAAAAAGGAGGAAGAGCACCCTTATTTTAAAGAAGAGAAACCAATccttcgtgtcaaagaggaggaggttgaagATGAtatcaccaagtcaccaatgacctttgctcctttaaagagtgaagatgaagacgaGG CCTGTTACGGACAGTCCCCTGTGCCCTCCTACGGTGCCGCCGCCCGCGCCCAGGGTGGTTGA
- the LOC144027226 gene encoding peroxynitrite isomerase THAP4-like isoform X3 yields MPCRCVAGFCSNRREDGVSLFRFPRDVGLHEKWTKQVQRTREKWTPTPTSVLCSAHFEEESFDPLPALKQSLGYNVQHKRVLLPTAVPTLFPKSNQKGTTPTATAPVAKHQPAAILKRGRKLVVDDDMLMEYESKETATQATCLEDDLGDVSGVCIQNQKEASCQALPSTRTVADSIRAEGHKKDIGKKYLRPEQQELKSPQVKKEEEHPYFKEEKPILRVKEEEVEDDITKSPMTFAPLKSEDEDEGCTLADRDEIRGRP; encoded by the exons ATGCCGTGTCGTTGCGTAGCTGGATTTTGTTCTAATCGACGGGAGGATGGCgtgagcctttttcggttccccagAGACGTAGGTCTTCACgaaaaatggacaaagcaaGTACAACGGACGAGAGAAAAATGGACACCCACTCCAACGTCAGTGTTGTGCAGCGCACATTTCGAGGAAGAGTCGTTTGACCCGCTCCCGGCCCTGAAGCAGTCACTTGGCTATAATGTGCAACACAAAAGAGTGCTTTTGCCAACAGCGGTCCCGACTTTGTTTCCAAAGAGCAATCAGAAAGGTACAACACCGACGGCAACAGCACCAGTGGCAAAACATCagccggcggccattttgaaaagAGGAAGAAAACTG GTGGTGGATGATGATATGCTTATGGAGTATGAGTCGAAGGAAACTGCTACACAGGCGACATGTTTAGAAGATGATTTGGGTGATGTCTCCGGTGTTTGCATCCAAAAT caaaaagaaGCGTCATGTCAAGCCTTGCCCTCAACAAGAACCGTAGCAGACTCAATTCGAGCTGAAGGACATAAAAAGG ACATCGGTaaaaaatatcttcgtcctgagcAACAGGAGCTGAAGTCTCCTCAAGTTAAAAAGGAGGAAGAGCACCCTTATTTTAAAGAAGAGAAACCAATccttcgtgtcaaagaggaggaggttgaagATGAtatcaccaagtcaccaatgacctttgctcctttaaagagtgaagatgaagacgaGG GTTGTACACTGGCTGATCGTGATGAGATCCGGGGCAGACCATGA